A genomic segment from Arcobacter acticola encodes:
- a CDS encoding YfhL family 4Fe-4S dicluster ferredoxin, producing the protein MSLIITDECIACDACREECPNYAIEEGDPIYIIDSDRCTECVGHYEEPSCIEVCPVDCIIIDPDNQETMEELKFKYEQLMEEEA; encoded by the coding sequence ATGTCTTTAATTATTACTGATGAATGTATTGCATGTGATGCATGTAGAGAAGAGTGCCCAAATTACGCTATCGAAGAGGGTGATCCAATTTATATTATAGATTCGGATAGATGCACTGAGTGTGTAGGTCATTATGAAGAGCCTTCATGTATTGAAGTTTGCCCTGTAGACTGTATTATTATAGATCCAGATAATCAAGAAACAATGGAAGAATTAAAATTCAAGTATGAACAATTAATGGAAGAAGAAGCTTAA
- the gltB gene encoding glutamate synthase large subunit: MGCNLDLLTSFKDNCGFGLVADMKNRPSHKNLEDAITSLERMMHRGAVAADGKTGDGSGLLLSMPDSFMRKVATQKGVDLPEIYAVAMIFTRDLAEIDIFKEYCEKNDLKVLLTRTVPVDIDALGQQALDSLPNIVQVFVIPNTLMSSKRFDAMLYLTRKECEHRLVDNKDFYIPTFSSKVIAYKGLIMPTHIKHFYIDLRDEDFKITFSLFHQRFSTNTLPLWRLAQPFRAIAHNGEINSVEANRFNVEVKSEQLKSEIFSEEEMKRLLPILQNVGSDSTSLDNMFEFLLANGVDFFKAARALVPAPWQNAPHMDSNLRAFYEYTATAMEAWDGPAAVSLTDGRHIGCLIDRNGLRPSKYVITKDDKLYITSEYGTLEIEDDNILERGRLQSGQMIALDLKHGKVLKEDDINNYLKSAQHYSKWLNDDMDYVQEYIEDTFLNVKDYKIEDLEKKQKFFNITYEVLDQVIEPMAKDGKEPVGSMGDDTPLACFSQVNRNFTDFFRQKFAQVTNPPIDPYREKVVMSLETGFGRVHNILDEKPEYAKRLKITSPILMKEKYDIVYSFGDEKSPRYDEYYKNRVFSTTFKNDLKKSLEKLASYVVKAVSKDGVSVVILDDRSINENEKVIPAALAVGYINQKLLKEEIRHNVSIISITGEVYDPHMAAVLIGFGCTAIYPYMMFASTVAFFQREKPSKYETQKLLKNTQKSVNAGILKIMSKMGICTVASYRNSGLFDIIGLSDEIVNDCFTGAHSDLAGLTYGDIEDRINKSHKNAFVEENTMFPLDLGGFYKYSNGGEYHDYGPATTNAMHNKKAAKKEDITDFEGLRDLVNNRDKKFIRDFFEFNSDKEAIDVSEVESKEDIFKRFASAAMSLGSISPEAHEAMATAMNTIGGMSNSGEGGEDSKRFGTIKNSKIKQVASGRFGVTPAYLRSAEELQIKVAQGAKPGEGGQLPGHKVTALIATLRHTVAGVTLISPPPHHDIYSIEDLAQLIFDLKQVNPLAKITVKLVSSIGVGTIAAGVAKAYADKIVISGGDGGTGAAPLTSIKHAGNPWEMGLSEAHNALKANKLREFVHVQTDGGLKTGLDVVKAAMLGAESYAFGTASLTLLGCKILRICHTNKCSVGVATQDENLRDFFTGTVDRLISYFTFIAEDIRNILASLGYKTIEEIVGRSDLLKVIDDKFAQKFDFQNILRRIDGIDTCQKETNAPFDNNKFEKELLKKVHRTIENPNSPIKISTDISNLNRSFGALISGEIARFYGDKGLPENSITINLNGIAGQSFGAFLSKGMNLYLNGAANDYVGKGMNGGKIIINPAQQGKDFSGGGNTCLYGATGGKLYIRANVGERFAVRNSGCTSVVEGTGDNACEYMTGGIVVILGNTGINFGAGMTGGLAFVYDPEKTFVDKMNQELIESVRIDTDDTERERLYLKRLLLDYLHETDSEMSDNILQNFRAEIRNFWMVKPKNMTVLPLDPDKGD, translated from the coding sequence ATGGGGTGCAATTTAGACTTATTAACTTCTTTTAAAGATAATTGTGGGTTTGGTTTAGTAGCTGATATGAAAAACAGACCAAGTCATAAAAATTTAGAAGATGCAATAACTTCACTTGAAAGAATGATGCATAGGGGTGCAGTGGCTGCTGATGGTAAAACTGGAGATGGTTCAGGTTTATTATTATCAATGCCAGATTCTTTTATGAGAAAAGTAGCAACACAAAAAGGTGTTGACTTACCAGAAATTTATGCAGTTGCAATGATTTTCACAAGAGATCTAGCTGAAATAGATATATTTAAAGAATACTGTGAAAAAAATGATTTAAAGGTTTTATTAACAAGAACAGTTCCTGTTGATATTGATGCTTTAGGTCAACAAGCGTTAGATAGTTTACCTAACATTGTACAAGTATTTGTTATACCAAATACATTAATGTCATCAAAAAGATTTGATGCAATGCTTTACTTAACAAGAAAAGAGTGTGAGCATAGATTAGTAGATAATAAAGATTTTTATATTCCTACATTCTCTTCAAAAGTAATTGCGTATAAAGGGCTTATTATGCCAACGCATATAAAGCATTTTTATATTGATTTAAGAGATGAAGATTTTAAAATTACATTCTCTTTATTTCATCAAAGATTTTCGACTAATACACTTCCTTTATGGAGATTAGCTCAACCATTTAGAGCAATTGCACATAATGGAGAGATAAATTCAGTTGAAGCAAATAGATTTAATGTTGAAGTAAAATCAGAACAATTAAAATCAGAAATTTTCTCTGAAGAAGAGATGAAAAGATTACTTCCAATTTTACAAAATGTAGGTTCGGATTCTACATCTTTAGATAATATGTTTGAATTTTTATTGGCAAATGGTGTGGATTTCTTTAAAGCAGCACGTGCATTAGTTCCTGCTCCTTGGCAAAATGCTCCACACATGGACTCTAATTTAAGAGCATTCTATGAGTATACTGCAACTGCTATGGAAGCTTGGGATGGACCTGCCGCTGTTTCATTAACAGATGGAAGACACATTGGTTGTTTAATTGATAGAAATGGTTTAAGACCATCTAAATATGTTATTACTAAAGATGATAAATTATATATTACATCTGAGTATGGAACATTAGAAATTGAAGATGACAATATTTTAGAGCGTGGAAGATTACAATCTGGACAAATGATAGCACTTGACCTAAAGCACGGGAAAGTTCTAAAAGAAGATGATATTAATAACTATTTAAAATCAGCACAACACTATTCTAAATGGTTAAATGATGATATGGATTATGTTCAAGAATATATTGAGGATACTTTTTTAAATGTAAAAGATTATAAGATTGAAGATTTAGAGAAAAAACAAAAATTCTTTAATATTACATATGAAGTTTTAGATCAAGTAATTGAGCCAATGGCTAAAGATGGTAAAGAACCAGTTGGTTCTATGGGAGATGATACGCCATTAGCATGTTTTTCTCAAGTTAATAGAAATTTTACAGATTTCTTTAGACAAAAATTTGCACAGGTTACAAATCCACCAATTGACCCATATAGAGAAAAAGTTGTAATGTCTTTGGAAACAGGTTTTGGTAGAGTTCATAATATTTTAGATGAAAAACCTGAGTATGCAAAAAGATTAAAAATAACAAGTCCTATTTTAATGAAAGAAAAATATGATATTGTTTATTCATTTGGAGATGAAAAATCACCAAGATATGACGAGTATTATAAAAATAGAGTTTTCTCAACTACTTTTAAAAATGATTTAAAAAAATCATTGGAAAAATTAGCGTCATATGTAGTTAAAGCTGTATCTAAAGATGGTGTTTCAGTTGTTATTTTAGATGATAGATCAATAAATGAAAATGAAAAAGTGATTCCTGCTGCATTAGCAGTTGGATACATTAATCAAAAATTATTAAAAGAGGAAATTAGACATAATGTTTCAATAATTTCTATTACTGGTGAAGTTTATGATCCTCATATGGCAGCTGTATTAATCGGATTTGGATGTACTGCAATTTATCCATATATGATGTTTGCATCAACTGTTGCATTTTTCCAAAGAGAAAAACCATCTAAATACGAAACACAAAAGTTATTAAAGAATACACAAAAATCAGTAAATGCAGGAATCTTAAAAATCATGTCAAAAATGGGTATCTGTACAGTTGCATCGTATAGAAACTCAGGTTTATTTGATATTATTGGTTTAAGTGATGAAATCGTTAATGATTGTTTCACAGGTGCTCATAGTGATTTAGCTGGATTAACATATGGTGATATTGAAGATAGAATTAACAAGTCACATAAAAATGCTTTTGTTGAAGAAAATACTATGTTCCCACTTGATTTGGGTGGTTTTTATAAATATAGTAATGGTGGGGAATACCATGATTATGGTCCAGCTACAACAAATGCAATGCATAATAAAAAAGCTGCTAAAAAAGAAGATATTACTGATTTTGAAGGCTTAAGAGATTTAGTTAATAATAGAGATAAAAAGTTTATTAGAGATTTCTTTGAATTTAATTCAGATAAAGAAGCTATTGACGTAAGTGAAGTTGAATCTAAAGAAGATATCTTCAAAAGATTTGCAAGTGCAGCTATGTCTCTTGGTTCAATTTCTCCTGAAGCTCATGAAGCAATGGCAACAGCTATGAATACTATTGGTGGAATGAGTAACTCAGGTGAAGGTGGAGAAGATTCAAAAAGATTTGGAACTATTAAAAATTCTAAAATCAAACAAGTTGCATCAGGAAGATTTGGTGTTACACCTGCATATTTAAGATCTGCAGAAGAGTTGCAAATTAAAGTTGCACAAGGTGCAAAACCAGGTGAGGGTGGACAATTACCTGGACATAAAGTAACTGCATTAATTGCAACACTTAGACATACAGTTGCAGGTGTTACATTAATTTCGCCACCACCACACCATGATATTTATTCAATTGAAGATTTAGCTCAATTAATTTTTGACTTAAAACAAGTTAATCCATTGGCTAAAATTACAGTTAAATTAGTTTCATCAATTGGTGTTGGAACAATTGCTGCTGGGGTTGCAAAAGCTTATGCTGATAAAATTGTTATTTCAGGTGGAGATGGAGGAACTGGAGCTGCTCCATTAACTTCTATTAAACATGCAGGAAATCCTTGGGAAATGGGACTTTCTGAAGCTCATAATGCTTTAAAAGCTAATAAGTTAAGAGAGTTCGTTCATGTTCAAACAGATGGTGGATTAAAAACAGGTCTTGATGTTGTAAAAGCAGCAATGCTTGGTGCTGAGTCTTATGCCTTTGGAACTGCTTCATTAACATTACTTGGATGTAAAATTTTAAGAATTTGTCATACAAATAAATGTTCAGTGGGAGTTGCAACTCAAGATGAAAATCTAAGAGATTTCTTCACAGGAACAGTTGACAGATTAATTTCTTACTTTACATTTATTGCAGAAGACATTAGAAATATTCTTGCATCATTAGGTTATAAAACAATTGAAGAAATTGTTGGAAGATCTGACTTATTAAAGGTTATAGATGATAAATTTGCACAAAAATTTGATTTCCAAAATATTTTAAGAAGAATTGATGGAATTGATACTTGTCAAAAAGAAACAAATGCTCCTTTTGATAATAATAAATTTGAAAAAGAATTATTGAAAAAAGTTCATAGAACTATTGAAAATCCAAATTCTCCTATAAAAATAAGTACAGATATTTCTAACTTAAATAGATCATTTGGTGCTTTAATCTCAGGAGAAATCGCAAGATTTTATGGAGATAAAGGATTACCTGAAAATTCAATTACTATTAATTTAAATGGAATTGCAGGACAATCTTTTGGTGCTTTCTTGTCAAAAGGTATGAATTTATATCTAAATGGTGCTGCGAATGATTATGTTGGTAAAGGTATGAATGGTGGAAAAATCATCATTAATCCAGCTCAACAAGGAAAAGATTTCTCAGGTGGTGGTAATACATGTCTATATGGAGCAACTGGTGGAAAACTGTATATCAGAGCTAATGTAGGTGAAAGATTTGCAGTAAGAAACTCTGGATGTACTTCAGTTGTTGAAGGTACTGGAGACAATGCTTGTGAGTATATGACAGGTGGAATCGTAGTAATCTTAGGAAATACAGGTATCAATTTTGGTGCTGGTATGACAGGTGGATTAGCTTTTGTCTATGACCCTGAAAAAACATTTGTAGATAAAATGAATCAAGAATTAATTGAATCAGTAAGAATTGATACAGATGATACTGAAAGAGAAAGATTATATTTAAAAAGATTATTATTAGATTACTTACATGAAACAGATAGTGAGATGAGTGATAATATTTTACAAAACTTTAGAGCTGAAATTAGAAATTTCTGGATGGTAAAACCTAAAAATATGACAGTGTTACCATTAGATCCGGACAAGGGAGATTAA
- a CDS encoding Ppx/GppA phosphatase family protein — MSKVTTIIDIGSNSMRMVVLQKSSRFSFSLINETKSRVKISEGCYENNGNLQDLPMQRAYESLKSFLNISHALKSRKIICVATSALRDAPNSKVFISRVQKELGLNIKVIEGEKEAYYGGVAALNLLHDNTFITMDIGGGSTEFSFIRDGKIEKSISLNIGTVRIKELFFNKDDIEGAKKNILDNLKKIFELGIEIPKKVVGIGGSIRAFSKIVMAKNDYPLDILHGYTYNVKDEVSLFNKIINARNNDDLKSVGVKKDRFDTIKEGTFIFKTILDELNIKEVVTSGVGVREGVYLTDLLRNSNHKFPENFNVSVRSLLDRFQIDEKQSAYLGSNAGKIFDVLKPMHNLDDKFRTLLVIASKLHSIGSTLNFYKSNDNAFDFILNGLNYDFLHTSRVVVAHTIKFSKKSLPSKSDILKYQELLPSLEVMQWMSFMISLNIAINQDLSRPKVEYVLNNNTLEIDLSNKSFLIQSNIDKLESPEDLIIKI; from the coding sequence ATGTCTAAAGTAACAACTATTATCGACATTGGGTCTAACTCAATGCGTATGGTTGTATTGCAAAAAAGCTCTAGGTTCTCTTTTAGTTTAATAAATGAAACAAAAAGTAGGGTTAAAATATCTGAAGGATGTTATGAAAATAATGGAAACCTTCAAGATCTTCCTATGCAAAGAGCTTATGAATCTTTAAAATCTTTTTTAAATATATCTCACGCACTAAAATCACGAAAAATTATCTGTGTTGCAACATCTGCTTTAAGAGATGCTCCAAATTCAAAAGTATTTATATCTCGTGTTCAAAAAGAACTAGGACTTAATATAAAAGTTATTGAGGGAGAAAAAGAGGCTTATTATGGTGGCGTTGCTGCATTAAATCTTTTACATGATAATACTTTTATAACTATGGATATAGGTGGTGGTTCTACTGAATTCTCTTTTATAAGAGATGGAAAGATAGAAAAATCAATATCTTTAAATATTGGAACGGTTAGAATAAAAGAGCTATTTTTCAATAAAGATGATATTGAAGGTGCTAAGAAAAATATTTTAGATAATTTAAAAAAGATTTTTGAATTAGGTATTGAAATTCCTAAAAAAGTTGTTGGAATTGGTGGAAGTATTAGAGCTTTTTCAAAAATTGTAATGGCTAAAAATGATTATCCTTTAGATATCTTACATGGATATACATATAATGTAAAAGATGAAGTATCTTTATTTAATAAAATAATCAATGCACGAAATAATGATGATTTAAAATCAGTAGGTGTAAAAAAAGATAGATTTGATACCATAAAAGAAGGTACATTTATATTTAAAACAATTTTAGATGAGTTAAATATAAAAGAAGTTGTAACATCAGGTGTTGGTGTTAGAGAAGGTGTTTATTTAACAGATTTATTAAGAAACTCTAATCATAAATTTCCTGAAAACTTTAATGTAAGCGTTAGATCTCTTCTTGATAGATTTCAAATTGATGAAAAACAAAGTGCCTATTTGGGTTCAAATGCTGGTAAAATATTTGATGTTCTAAAACCAATGCATAATTTAGATGATAAATTTAGAACCTTATTAGTTATTGCTTCTAAACTTCATTCTATTGGATCAACTCTTAACTTCTATAAATCAAATGATAATGCATTTGATTTTATTTTAAATGGCTTAAACTATGATTTTTTACATACATCAAGGGTTGTTGTAGCTCATACTATTAAGTTCTCAAAGAAATCATTACCTTCAAAAAGTGATATCTTAAAATATCAAGAATTGTTACCCTCTTTAGAAGTTATGCAATGGATGTCTTTTATGATTTCATTAAATATTGCAATAAATCAAGATTTATCAAGACCAAAAGTTGAATATGTGTTAAATAATAATACTTTAGAAATAGATTTATCAAATAAATCATTTTTAATACAATCAAATATTGATAAATTGGAAAGTCCAGAAGATTTGATTATAAAGATTTAA
- a CDS encoding inositol monophosphatase family protein has protein sequence MNNITAFDKKTFIEAVILANKELHTYINTNLSSKDYEYTNIIGFGGDNSLKMDLLAENIFIKHLEKLGNIYSEECGLLNTNKEYTFIIDPLDGSNNFYSNLPYYGTSVAIQKDGITVAGFVTNLISSLVTYKAFDEEIKQISLIDLKEINIKEVKKTKIAIFERAYKYPEICEKLNENNIKFRTLGAVALSLSDTRNYEFVLYAGEIRIFDIAASMYICNDFFIHKTDKFLLICKNKDKFELIKEFIKEK, from the coding sequence ATGAATAATATTACAGCCTTTGATAAAAAAACTTTTATAGAGGCTGTAATTCTTGCTAATAAAGAATTACATACTTACATAAATACAAATCTATCTTCAAAAGATTATGAATATACAAATATCATAGGTTTTGGTGGAGATAATTCTTTGAAGATGGATTTACTTGCAGAAAATATTTTTATTAAACATCTTGAAAAACTTGGCAATATATACTCAGAAGAGTGTGGATTATTAAACACTAATAAAGAATATACTTTTATAATTGATCCACTTGATGGTAGTAATAATTTCTATTCAAATCTACCATATTATGGTACTTCCGTGGCTATCCAAAAAGATGGAATTACAGTTGCTGGATTTGTAACAAACTTAATTTCATCACTTGTTACATATAAAGCATTTGATGAAGAAATAAAACAAATATCACTAATAGATTTAAAAGAAATAAATATAAAAGAAGTTAAAAAAACAAAAATTGCTATTTTTGAAAGAGCTTATAAATATCCAGAAATATGTGAAAAATTAAATGAAAATAATATAAAATTTAGAACTTTAGGCGCAGTTGCATTATCATTAAGTGATACAAGAAATTATGAATTTGTGTTATATGCAGGAGAAATTAGAATCTTTGATATTGCAGCTTCTATGTATATTTGTAATGATTTTTTCATTCACAAAACAGATAAATTTCTACTTATATGTAAAAATAAAGATAAATTTGAGCTAATTAAAGAATTTATTAAAGAGAAATAG
- a CDS encoding glutamate synthase subunit beta, translated as MLNFTKFERINPEKRDVLQRLKDFNEVYQVFSKSRATEQADRCMQCGDPYCHTGCPLGNFIPAWLKQTATKNPELAFALSNETSPFPEILGRICPQDVLCEGACSLNTGHGAISIGAIETYISEDAFEKGMKPKFPTHKNDKRVAVIGSGPAGISAATFLLRKGFNVEMFEREDRAGGLLMYGIPGFKLDKTTVDRRINWLLEAGMKLHTKCEIGKDKAISELEEEFDGIFLGIGSTKSNSIKIDGSNASNVHFAIDFLTGLQKRNLGNKNVSYIDVADKKVVVIGGGDTAMDCVRTSVREGAASVKCLYRRDEANMPGSKKEVVNAKEEGVEFVFNVSPKSIKLENDLAVAVELLETSMSEADSSGRQKVVINEGSEYLEDADIVILALGFSPEVPAFLKELNVETNSWGGIVIDSTFKTSNKKVYAGGDCQRGAHLAVTAAADGRDAARIMVKELL; from the coding sequence ATGTTAAACTTTACAAAATTTGAAAGAATTAACCCTGAAAAAAGAGATGTACTTCAAAGATTAAAAGATTTTAATGAAGTATATCAAGTATTTTCAAAATCAAGAGCTACTGAACAAGCTGATAGATGTATGCAGTGTGGAGATCCATACTGTCATACAGGATGTCCATTAGGAAACTTTATTCCTGCATGGTTAAAACAAACAGCAACAAAGAATCCAGAATTAGCTTTTGCTTTATCAAATGAAACATCTCCTTTCCCTGAAATTTTAGGAAGAATTTGTCCTCAAGATGTATTATGTGAGGGTGCTTGTTCATTAAATACAGGTCATGGAGCTATTTCTATTGGAGCAATTGAGACTTATATTTCAGAAGATGCTTTTGAAAAAGGTATGAAACCGAAATTCCCTACTCATAAAAATGATAAAAGAGTAGCGGTAATTGGTTCAGGACCTGCTGGAATTTCAGCTGCAACATTTCTTTTAAGAAAAGGCTTCAATGTTGAAATGTTTGAAAGAGAAGATAGAGCAGGTGGTCTTTTAATGTATGGAATCCCTGGATTTAAACTTGATAAAACAACAGTTGATAGAAGAATTAACTGGTTATTAGAAGCAGGAATGAAACTACATACAAAATGTGAAATTGGAAAAGATAAAGCTATATCAGAACTAGAAGAAGAGTTTGATGGAATTTTCTTAGGAATTGGTTCTACAAAAAGTAATAGTATAAAAATTGATGGATCAAATGCTTCTAATGTTCATTTTGCAATAGATTTTTTAACAGGGCTTCAAAAAAGAAATCTTGGGAATAAAAATGTTTCTTATATTGATGTTGCAGATAAAAAAGTAGTTGTAATTGGTGGTGGAGATACTGCTATGGACTGTGTTAGAACATCTGTTAGAGAAGGTGCAGCTAGTGTTAAATGTCTTTATAGAAGAGATGAAGCAAATATGCCTGGATCTAAAAAAGAAGTTGTAAATGCTAAAGAAGAGGGTGTTGAATTTGTATTTAATGTAAGTCCAAAATCAATAAAACTAGAAAATGATTTAGCTGTTGCAGTTGAATTATTAGAAACTTCTATGAGTGAAGCTGATTCAAGTGGTAGACAAAAAGTTGTTATAAATGAAGGTAGTGAATATTTAGAAGATGCTGATATTGTTATATTAGCTCTTGGATTCTCTCCTGAAGTTCCAGCATTTTTAAAAGAATTAAATGTTGAAACTAATTCATGGGGTGGAATTGTTATTGATTCTACATTTAAAACTTCAAATAAAAAAGTTTATGCAGGTGGAGATTGCCAAAGAGGTGCTCACTTAGCTGTTACTGCTGCTGCTGATGGAAGAGATGCTGCTAGAATTATGGTAAAAGAACTTTTATAA
- a CDS encoding TRAP transporter small permease, with protein MKKFFDTIDLIVGMINQTMAVVGLSLGVILAFINVILRYAFDMSLTWAAELTNYLFIWAALFGAAYGFKQGAHISVSLIIERFSPKVTKGFLIFANLVSIGYLGLISYFGYELILLLQDFGEMSVDLGIPIWIPHLVLPISFALAAYRCAEKLVEIYYTDADDIKLYNEHEAVIHEIKSQGDK; from the coding sequence ATGAAAAAATTCTTTGATACTATTGATTTAATAGTAGGTATGATTAACCAAACAATGGCAGTCGTAGGACTGTCATTAGGGGTTATATTAGCATTTATTAATGTAATATTGAGATATGCGTTTGATATGAGTCTTACTTGGGCTGCTGAACTAACTAACTATCTTTTTATCTGGGCTGCACTTTTTGGAGCTGCGTATGGATTTAAACAAGGAGCGCATATTTCAGTAAGTTTAATTATTGAAAGGTTTTCGCCAAAAGTCACCAAAGGCTTTTTGATCTTTGCGAATCTAGTCTCTATTGGATATTTAGGTTTAATTTCATACTTTGGGTATGAATTAATACTGTTATTACAAGATTTTGGTGAAATGAGTGTGGATTTAGGTATCCCTATATGGATTCCACATCTAGTTCTTCCTATATCATTTGCACTAGCTGCATATAGATGCGCTGAAAAATTAGTTGAAATTTATTATACAGATGCAGACGATATAAAATTATATAATGAACATGAAGCAGTGATTCATGAAATTAAATCACAAGGAGATAAATAA
- a CDS encoding DctP family TRAP transporter solute-binding subunit, translating into MKKLVIGTIAAAMMATAGLAADYVMKVSHVVSDSTPKGKAAIFLEKRIEELTAGKIDVQVFPNSQLYGDGEEMKALVMDNVQLIMPSLSKFTSIAPEMQLFDLPFLFRDKAHLYNVMDGEVGNILKSKIDAKKQMIALDYWDAGFKHFSTNAKPIVLPEDAAGHKYRIQSSKVLEAQFKAIGGNPQVLPFSEVYSALQQGVVDGTENPLSNFYTKKFNEVQTSLTLSSHGYLGYLVVMSDRFWKKLPADLQAKVSQAMKEATAFEREESAVEDAKIMESLRAYAKDTNKLEIIELTADQKAQWKKVMATVYPKFYDVIGEDLIQKAIDAK; encoded by the coding sequence ATGAAAAAATTAGTTATAGGTACAATAGCAGCAGCTATGATGGCAACTGCAGGTTTAGCAGCAGATTATGTAATGAAAGTAAGTCATGTTGTAAGTGACAGTACGCCAAAAGGTAAAGCTGCAATTTTCCTTGAAAAAAGAATTGAAGAATTAACTGCTGGAAAAATTGATGTTCAAGTATTCCCAAATTCACAATTATATGGTGATGGTGAAGAAATGAAAGCTCTTGTAATGGATAATGTACAATTAATTATGCCAAGTTTATCAAAGTTTACGAGTATCGCACCAGAAATGCAACTATTTGACTTACCTTTCTTATTTAGAGATAAAGCACACCTTTACAATGTAATGGACGGAGAAGTTGGTAATATTTTAAAATCTAAAATTGATGCAAAAAAACAAATGATTGCACTTGATTACTGGGATGCAGGATTTAAACATTTTTCTACAAATGCTAAACCTATCGTATTACCTGAAGATGCTGCTGGTCATAAATATAGAATTCAAAGTTCAAAAGTTCTAGAAGCACAATTTAAAGCAATTGGTGGGAATCCTCAAGTTCTTCCATTCTCAGAAGTTTACTCAGCTTTACAACAAGGTGTTGTTGATGGAACTGAAAATCCATTATCAAACTTCTATACAAAAAAATTCAATGAAGTACAAACAAGTCTTACTTTAAGTAGTCATGGTTACTTAGGATACTTAGTAGTTATGAGTGATAGATTCTGGAAAAAACTTCCTGCAGATCTTCAAGCAAAAGTTTCTCAAGCTATGAAAGAAGCAACTGCATTTGAAAGAGAAGAATCTGCTGTAGAAGATGCAAAAATCATGGAATCTTTAAGAGCATATGCTAAAGATACAAACAAACTTGAAATTATTGAATTAACAGCTGATCAAAAAGCACAATGGAAAAAAGTAATGGCTACTGTTTATCCAAAGTTCTATGATGTAATTGGTGAAGATTTAATTCAAAAAGCAATTGACGCAAAATAA